One segment of Thermococcus profundus DNA contains the following:
- the rnhB gene encoding ribonuclease HII, with protein MGRKLAGIDEAGRGPVIGPMVIAAAIVDEDKVEELEKLGVKDSKKLSPKRRETLFDEITSLLDDYVIIKLSPEEIDSREVTLNEFEVENFVRALNSLKVKPDVVYIDAADVKEERFGEEIGKRLDFSAEIVAEHKADDRFIPVSAASILAKVTRDREIEKLKEEYGEIGSGYPSDPRTRAFLEEYYREHGDFPPIVRRTWKTLKKIEEKFKKKPGQRSLEPFLKKK; from the coding sequence ATGGGAAGGAAGCTCGCTGGGATAGACGAGGCTGGAAGGGGGCCTGTCATCGGTCCGATGGTCATAGCGGCCGCCATTGTGGATGAGGATAAGGTTGAGGAGCTTGAGAAGCTGGGAGTTAAGGACTCCAAAAAGCTGAGCCCGAAGAGGAGGGAGACCCTCTTCGATGAGATAACGTCCCTTCTCGATGACTACGTCATCATAAAGCTCTCGCCGGAGGAGATCGACTCCAGGGAAGTGACCCTCAACGAGTTTGAGGTTGAGAACTTCGTAAGGGCCTTAAACTCCCTGAAGGTGAAGCCGGACGTTGTTTACATCGACGCCGCCGACGTTAAGGAGGAGCGCTTCGGTGAGGAGATAGGCAAAAGGCTAGATTTCAGCGCCGAGATAGTGGCGGAGCACAAAGCCGACGACCGCTTCATCCCGGTATCCGCCGCCTCTATACTCGCCAAGGTGACGAGGGATCGGGAGATAGAAAAGCTCAAGGAGGAGTACGGTGAGATAGGCTCTGGCTACCCGAGCGACCCTAGGACACGGGCTTTCCTTGAGGAATACTACCGGGAGCACGGGGACTTCCCCCCGATAGTGAGGAGAACCTGGAAGACCCTGAAAAAGATCGAGGAGAAGTTCAAAAAGAAGCCGGGGCAGAGGAGCCTTGAACCGTTTCTAAAAAAGAAATGA
- a CDS encoding metal ABC transporter permease, with amino-acid sequence MIPEFMVRALLASVTISVLLGLLSPIINMKGLAFLTHALFHSLLFGAVLGMILGLVLGNLSLVMIVATLVTLVIVLTIAELERFGFSSDSAVGIVASFVAGLTVLGFGILYKVMANRPYFPLTENVVSYLTGELFLITRENLLALTGFGFLILLVLLLFYRDFLYISFDIEGVESYGGRSRFYLVLLYVLVGLMGSLIVQSVGLVTLQVVAVLPGAIGVMLSEDLRRIVLTSLLVTLTVQLSSVVVAYFTAIPPSGIATILLGAIYGALLVRK; translated from the coding sequence ATGATCCCGGAGTTCATGGTGAGGGCCCTCCTGGCTAGCGTGACGATCAGCGTTCTTCTCGGGCTCCTCAGTCCCATCATAAACATGAAGGGCCTTGCATTTCTCACCCATGCCCTCTTCCACTCCCTCCTCTTCGGGGCTGTTCTTGGGATGATCCTCGGGCTGGTTCTCGGCAACCTTTCCCTTGTGATGATAGTCGCCACCCTCGTGACCCTCGTGATCGTTTTGACCATAGCGGAGCTTGAGCGCTTCGGCTTTTCCTCTGACTCCGCCGTTGGGATAGTGGCAAGCTTCGTGGCCGGGTTAACTGTCCTGGGCTTTGGAATCCTCTACAAGGTGATGGCGAATAGACCATACTTCCCCCTCACGGAGAACGTCGTTTCCTACCTCACCGGCGAGCTCTTCCTTATAACCAGGGAGAACCTCCTCGCCCTCACGGGCTTCGGCTTTCTGATACTTCTCGTCCTTCTCCTATTCTACCGCGACTTTCTCTACATAAGCTTCGACATCGAGGGCGTTGAGAGCTATGGCGGGAGGTCAAGGTTCTACCTTGTTCTCCTCTACGTTCTAGTTGGCCTCATGGGGTCTCTGATAGTCCAGAGCGTTGGACTGGTCACGCTCCAGGTCGTTGCCGTTCTCCCGGGAGCGATTGGTGTGATGCTGAGCGAGGATCTCAGGAGGATAGTCCTCACGAGTCTTCTCGTCACCCTAACCGTTCAGCTTTCCTCCGTTGTCGTGGCCTATTTCACCGCCATACCACCGAGCGGAATAGCCACGATACTCCTGGGGGCCATCTACGGTGCACTGCTTGTTAGGAAGTGA
- a CDS encoding tetratricopeptide repeat protein produces the protein MEELLKALEEKDTKKVASLLYYKVDELSDEELEGVLKKAEELALEKKDYELYKLVVYYYHEFLEVDKISEFEELAEKEDTFEVKFHLADLYFLIGELEKSLAMYQSLLEEETTKGNVENVAEIYYNMALIVEELQDYDKAYELLEKAEKTYEELGAEDKLLHVRVYKAYVRFEMGETYEAKAMLAEILPRAVELGDKRLLAEIHLSFEEIFEEDDDYEAALQECLYAMLWARETEYYDVAFDALVDVLWQLFLEDSFDTVYNNADMFSRAFPNLREFFEGVKYLALFKDGKIEEEKVSEILGKIKDRRLLDLLEFLGEAEL, from the coding sequence ATGGAAGAGCTTCTGAAGGCTTTGGAAGAGAAGGACACGAAAAAGGTGGCCAGTCTGCTCTACTACAAAGTGGACGAGCTGAGCGATGAGGAGCTTGAGGGAGTCCTCAAAAAGGCAGAGGAGCTAGCCCTGGAGAAAAAGGACTACGAACTGTACAAGCTGGTCGTCTACTACTACCACGAGTTCCTTGAGGTGGACAAGATCAGCGAGTTTGAGGAGCTCGCCGAGAAGGAAGACACCTTTGAGGTCAAGTTCCACCTCGCAGACCTTTACTTCCTCATAGGGGAGCTTGAGAAGAGCCTCGCCATGTACCAGTCCCTCCTTGAAGAGGAGACGACGAAGGGCAACGTCGAGAACGTTGCCGAGATATACTACAACATGGCGCTCATAGTTGAGGAGCTCCAGGACTACGATAAGGCCTATGAGCTCCTGGAAAAGGCCGAGAAGACCTATGAAGAGCTTGGAGCGGAGGACAAGCTCCTCCACGTTAGGGTGTACAAGGCCTACGTACGGTTCGAGATGGGCGAAACCTACGAGGCCAAGGCCATGCTGGCGGAGATACTCCCGAGGGCCGTTGAGCTGGGCGATAAAAGACTGCTGGCTGAGATCCACCTCAGCTTTGAGGAGATATTCGAGGAAGACGACGACTACGAGGCGGCCCTTCAGGAGTGCCTCTACGCTATGCTCTGGGCCAGGGAAACGGAGTACTACGACGTTGCCTTCGATGCTCTTGTCGACGTCCTCTGGCAGCTGTTCCTGGAGGACAGCTTTGACACAGTATACAACAACGCCGACATGTTCTCAAGAGCCTTCCCGAACCTCAGGGAGTTCTTCGAGGGCGTCAAGTATCTGGCACTCTTCAAGGATGGCAAGATCGAGGAGGAAAAGGTTTCCGAGATCCTTGGAAAGATCAAGGACAGGAGACTGCTCGATCTCCTCGAGTTCCTCGGCGAGGCCGAGCTTTGA
- a CDS encoding ribonuclease Z — translation MLEVFFLGTGGIMPTRERNVPAIALRYKGEIILFDAGEGTIRQMNTAKLSPMKVEKIFITHFHGDHYLGLGGLIQTMNLWNREKPLHIYGPKYTFEFVQNFLNSGFFRPGFDIHVHELGETRLKFGGYEVWSFKVEHGVPALGYVFKEKDRRGEFLKEKLEEYGLEEGPVLGKLEREGKIEWNGKIIRLEDVTGPRRKGLKIAYTGDTEPCERVKLFAERADLLIHEATYLNPEDRGESYHSTVEEACDTARRAKVKFLALFHRAFRYGYDEYAAEASKICESLGVNFVIPRDFDVITFKSGSLAIRNLLEDGK, via the coding sequence ATGCTTGAAGTCTTCTTCCTCGGCACCGGTGGAATAATGCCAACGCGCGAAAGGAACGTGCCAGCGATAGCCCTCCGCTATAAGGGGGAGATAATCCTCTTCGATGCAGGGGAGGGCACGATAAGGCAGATGAACACGGCAAAGCTCAGCCCGATGAAGGTGGAGAAGATCTTCATCACGCACTTTCACGGCGACCACTACCTCGGTTTGGGGGGGCTTATTCAAACAATGAACCTCTGGAACAGGGAAAAGCCGCTCCACATCTACGGGCCGAAGTACACCTTTGAATTCGTTCAGAACTTCCTGAACAGCGGCTTCTTCAGGCCGGGATTCGATATCCACGTCCATGAGCTTGGGGAGACGAGGCTGAAGTTTGGGGGCTATGAAGTGTGGTCATTCAAGGTTGAGCACGGGGTTCCAGCCCTTGGCTACGTCTTCAAGGAGAAGGACAGGAGGGGAGAGTTCCTGAAGGAAAAGCTGGAGGAGTACGGTCTTGAGGAAGGGCCGGTACTTGGGAAGCTTGAGAGAGAAGGTAAAATCGAGTGGAACGGCAAGATAATCCGGCTTGAGGACGTTACGGGCCCAAGGAGAAAGGGCTTAAAAATAGCCTACACCGGCGACACCGAGCCGTGCGAGAGGGTGAAGCTCTTCGCTGAGAGGGCCGATCTTCTCATTCACGAGGCGACTTACCTGAATCCTGAGGACAGGGGAGAGAGCTACCACTCGACGGTTGAGGAAGCCTGTGATACGGCGAGAAGGGCTAAGGTAAAGTTCCTGGCGCTCTTCCACAGGGCCTTCCGCTACGGCTACGACGAGTACGCGGCGGAGGCCTCAAAAATATGTGAGAGCCTTGGTGTGAACTTCGTGATCCCGAGGGACTTCGACGTTATAACATTTAAATCTGGCTCGTTGGCGATTAGAAACCTTCTGGAGGATGGAAAATGA
- a CDS encoding PCNA-inhibitor has protein sequence MDRKLDEFLNAGAPAKKSESVRKKRKRLRETSLDRFLPEEHVDYFKALRIGSKKIRNARIEEL, from the coding sequence ATGGACCGAAAGCTGGACGAGTTCCTGAACGCAGGGGCCCCAGCCAAAAAATCCGAGAGCGTGCGGAAGAAGAGAAAGCGGCTGAGGGAGACGAGCCTAGACAGGTTTCTGCCGGAAGAGCACGTCGACTACTTCAAAGCCCTCAGAATAGGCTCCAAGAAGATAAGGAACGCGAGGATAGAAGAGCTATAG
- a CDS encoding dolichyl-phosphate-mannose--protein mannosyltransferase produces MVTMRQVKFVLFILVAIGIMGASLWYAFDTASKASLKDYVGDEVWYVPAARNTLHRLGLQAHYVHNGYEGVNVIFASDKDKLKYRHFVDEALVIYKGNMSATISYKEFPGMYVEIPREKMDKFLKHLEDNIPPEAYYVVTGYQYPDKDNIQNYLNTEHPFLGKDFIMLSMLLFGDYPYDWRVPGLVLYGLLQLLVLLTAYRITKSYLASLIALFFAAVDPTLQATAVTAMLDIYVAAFVMIFVFLLTYGWRNLSGLGIGLGAATKLSGAFGYPVLFLRLLADLKGETDWKKGVRIVVVLALLGGAIVAYAEHRAGFWDAKYFYILTLLTLLALAEFSYSSRDAVKELVYVLNAGLILPLVGFIIPELPIIKAYGFDPWLRDFLGSFKWHLSYKGENPWTAPFWEWFYNGNSFHFHFNPDVVASTNPTLLLFMIVAIFAIPYVWKRRGEGALVPFGVFWSTVLLFALQYAMGGKTQFSFYATALVPEAAVVMGVVVYDIVNWEAFTDSLLDYLYWLGRICRIGRFVDYVENKRAEKEEKAEETTAPTILPSIPLPPTVYVQYHGLPKKRAVEREAKRREPKPGGLPRKGGKSESEKASEEDEENL; encoded by the coding sequence ATGGTAACAATGAGGCAGGTAAAATTCGTTCTGTTCATCCTCGTTGCCATCGGAATTATGGGCGCTTCCCTCTGGTACGCCTTTGACACGGCTTCGAAGGCCAGCTTGAAGGACTACGTCGGGGATGAGGTATGGTACGTCCCGGCCGCTAGGAACACACTTCACAGGCTCGGCCTTCAGGCTCACTACGTTCACAACGGCTACGAGGGCGTCAACGTCATTTTCGCGAGCGATAAGGACAAGCTCAAGTACAGGCACTTCGTCGACGAGGCTCTAGTTATCTACAAGGGCAACATGTCGGCCACGATTAGCTACAAAGAGTTCCCGGGAATGTACGTTGAGATTCCAAGGGAAAAAATGGACAAGTTCCTGAAGCACCTGGAGGACAACATTCCGCCGGAAGCGTACTACGTCGTAACCGGCTACCAGTACCCTGACAAGGACAACATCCAGAATTACCTAAACACCGAGCACCCGTTCCTGGGGAAGGACTTCATAATGCTCTCAATGCTGCTTTTCGGGGATTACCCCTACGACTGGCGCGTTCCGGGGCTTGTTCTCTACGGACTCCTCCAGCTCCTAGTCCTTCTTACGGCTTACAGGATCACTAAGAGCTATCTAGCTTCATTAATAGCGCTCTTCTTTGCCGCCGTTGACCCGACGCTCCAGGCCACAGCCGTCACGGCCATGCTCGACATATACGTCGCCGCTTTCGTCATGATCTTCGTCTTCCTCCTGACCTATGGGTGGAGGAACCTCTCCGGCCTCGGGATAGGACTCGGAGCGGCGACCAAGCTGAGCGGCGCCTTTGGCTATCCGGTGCTATTCCTCAGGCTTCTAGCGGACCTCAAAGGAGAAACCGACTGGAAGAAGGGAGTCAGGATAGTTGTGGTACTGGCGCTCCTCGGAGGAGCTATAGTGGCGTACGCGGAACACAGGGCAGGTTTCTGGGATGCGAAATACTTCTACATCCTGACCCTACTAACTCTTCTTGCCCTGGCGGAGTTCTCCTACTCTAGCAGAGACGCAGTTAAAGAACTTGTCTACGTCCTAAACGCGGGCCTGATCCTTCCGCTGGTTGGCTTCATTATCCCAGAGCTTCCGATAATAAAGGCCTACGGCTTCGATCCCTGGCTCAGGGACTTCCTGGGTAGCTTCAAGTGGCACCTCAGCTACAAGGGGGAGAACCCGTGGACGGCGCCCTTCTGGGAGTGGTTCTACAACGGCAACTCCTTCCACTTCCACTTCAACCCTGATGTTGTAGCCAGCACAAACCCAACCCTGCTCCTCTTCATGATAGTGGCGATCTTCGCGATCCCCTACGTGTGGAAGAGGCGCGGGGAAGGGGCGCTCGTTCCCTTTGGCGTCTTCTGGAGCACGGTTCTGCTCTTCGCCCTCCAGTATGCTATGGGCGGAAAGACGCAGTTCAGCTTCTACGCCACTGCCCTCGTCCCAGAGGCGGCAGTAGTTATGGGAGTAGTTGTTTACGACATCGTCAACTGGGAGGCCTTCACGGATTCCCTCCTCGACTACCTCTACTGGCTCGGCAGGATCTGCAGAATAGGGAGGTTCGTTGATTACGTTGAGAATAAGAGGGCGGAGAAGGAAGAGAAAGCCGAAGAAACCACCGCTCCCACCATCTTGCCATCGATACCGCTCCCGCCGACGGTTTACGTCCAGTACCACGGCCTTCCGAAGAAGAGGGCAGTCGAGAGGGAAGCCAAGAGGAGGGAGCCAAAGCCGGGCGGGCTTCCAAGGAAGGGGGGAAAGAGCGAAAGTGAAAAGGCCAGCGAGGAAGACGAGGAAAACCTCTGA
- a CDS encoding methyltransferase domain-containing protein, translating into MTWVNEVTEEEVGLAVELVRRGLDERKLRAKLGPYWRELVEVAKARIRARDKFSRSDLWMDMEGLRYATHEVVARYRAERLKEFGVKSIADVSCGIGIQLIFYAMNVERAYGIDIDPVKIEFAKRNAEKYGVSNIEFLNADSLSPETVEKIDAEVIFSDPARPPEAPERNLEGLLPSPLKIYEAYKGKTDAFIFDLPPQIRREKVPWKGEFEYVDLFGAINRLAFYSEPLAKAERSAATLPTGARLESDPDLENIVEWIEEPGEYLYEIPQSIDYADLINELFHAVGGEMKMLLREKRRVLATGDDEIRSDYFKRVYSVLAVLPFHPVRINDFLRKEGFGRATLRISVPERDYWKVRRRIEANLKGERRAFVFQLKDRAIIAEAL; encoded by the coding sequence ATGACGTGGGTGAACGAGGTAACGGAGGAGGAAGTGGGCCTCGCGGTGGAGCTTGTGAGGCGGGGCCTGGACGAGAGGAAGCTGAGGGCAAAGCTCGGTCCCTACTGGAGGGAGCTCGTCGAGGTGGCCAAGGCCAGGATAAGGGCAAGAGACAAGTTCTCCCGCTCGGATCTGTGGATGGATATGGAAGGCCTCCGCTACGCCACTCATGAGGTCGTTGCCAGGTACCGAGCTGAGAGGCTGAAGGAGTTTGGGGTAAAGAGCATCGCCGACGTATCCTGCGGAATTGGAATACAGCTCATCTTCTACGCGATGAACGTGGAGAGGGCCTACGGCATCGATATTGATCCGGTCAAAATCGAGTTCGCCAAACGGAACGCAGAGAAGTACGGAGTTTCGAACATCGAGTTCCTCAACGCCGATTCACTCTCGCCGGAAACCGTCGAAAAAATCGATGCAGAAGTTATTTTCTCAGACCCGGCAAGGCCCCCAGAGGCTCCAGAGAGGAACCTTGAAGGTCTTCTGCCGAGTCCACTTAAAATCTACGAGGCTTACAAGGGTAAGACGGACGCCTTCATCTTCGATCTCCCGCCCCAGATAAGGCGCGAGAAAGTCCCCTGGAAGGGCGAGTTTGAGTACGTGGACCTTTTCGGCGCGATAAATCGCTTGGCCTTTTACTCCGAACCCCTTGCTAAAGCGGAGAGGAGCGCGGCGACCCTACCCACAGGAGCAAGGCTGGAGAGCGACCCTGATCTTGAGAACATCGTTGAGTGGATTGAAGAGCCCGGCGAGTACCTCTATGAGATACCGCAGTCCATTGACTACGCGGATCTGATAAACGAGCTCTTCCACGCCGTTGGTGGGGAGATGAAGATGCTCCTGAGGGAGAAGAGGCGCGTTCTGGCGACGGGTGATGATGAGATAAGGAGCGACTACTTCAAAAGGGTCTATTCGGTTCTTGCCGTCCTGCCCTTCCATCCCGTCAGGATAAACGACTTCCTCAGGAAAGAAGGCTTTGGAAGGGCAACTTTGAGGATAAGCGTTCCGGAGAGGGATTACTGGAAGGTGCGGAGAAGGATCGAGGCCAACCTTAAGGGAGAGAGAAGGGCTTTCGTCTTCCAGCTCAAGGACAGGGCCATAATAGCGGAGGCGCTATAG
- a CDS encoding metal ABC transporter ATP-binding protein, whose protein sequence is MAAVRARDLSVYYNGRVALRDVTFELGNSETLLLLGPNGAGKTTLLRTIAGFHREYSGELLVFEKPPHEARDLVSYVPQSHSLNESVPLTALEVVAMGALYKRGILHRKIPEDVRKSAFRALEFVGLEDVADKLFRNLSGGQKQRVLLARALISDPKLLLLDEPLSALDPSARAEVASVLREIKVKRSIAMVITTHDINPLLEIGDEIMLINRRMIAFGKPDEALTDEIIKSVYGPMARAIKVEDKLYCITGDFHLHLHGGRRR, encoded by the coding sequence ATGGCCGCCGTTCGGGCTAGGGATCTTTCGGTGTATTACAATGGACGGGTTGCCCTCCGGGATGTAACCTTCGAGCTGGGGAATTCCGAGACCCTTCTCCTCCTCGGCCCGAACGGCGCTGGAAAGACGACCCTTCTAAGAACCATCGCTGGGTTTCATCGGGAATACTCCGGTGAACTCCTTGTGTTTGAGAAGCCTCCACACGAGGCGAGGGATCTTGTCTCCTACGTCCCGCAGAGCCATTCTCTAAATGAAAGCGTTCCCTTAACTGCCCTAGAGGTAGTGGCTATGGGGGCCCTCTACAAGAGGGGCATCCTCCACAGGAAAATACCCGAGGACGTGAGGAAGAGCGCGTTTAGGGCTCTTGAGTTCGTGGGCCTTGAGGATGTGGCGGATAAGCTTTTCAGAAACCTCAGCGGGGGGCAGAAGCAGAGGGTTCTTCTCGCTAGAGCCCTGATAAGTGATCCAAAGCTTCTCCTGCTGGACGAGCCCCTCTCTGCCCTCGATCCATCGGCCAGGGCCGAGGTTGCCTCAGTTCTGAGGGAGATAAAGGTTAAGAGGAGCATAGCCATGGTGATCACCACCCACGACATCAACCCGCTCCTCGAGATAGGGGACGAGATCATGCTGATAAACCGCAGGATGATAGCCTTCGGAAAACCTGACGAGGCCCTCACCGACGAGATTATAAAGAGCGTTTATGGGCCCATGGCGAGGGCTATAAAGGTCGAGGATAAACTCTATTGCATAACCGGTGACTTCCACCTTCACCTGCACGGGGGGAGGAGGAGATGA
- a CDS encoding PKD domain-containing protein, with protein sequence MVKKLLTLSFLFIVAISLAASSRVVTAQDANLIDGIGGRVIEDGDIIIGDRGDYFWMYENGSGGVIGKFHTGYEKWDEMVACDVNDDGRAEIIQGDRSTDKIYIYDMYGNELGKHDVNFEAGDDLACGDLDGDGKAEIIHADRNNWIHIFDENFNLVNQFKVDDFKDGDAIGAGDFDGDGIDEIVHADASEDTLSVYDVNGNSLGTIEVDSFDIHERDEMAIGDVDMDGLDEIVIATQDTKKRGIHIFKLEKDGAQFKGNEIGVFTILFYKGDRIAVGDVNTDGVDEIVWASQYNGRVKVYNMVGDLLNGPDGLQTEFTYGAGIAVADVNGDSIVVGPPNKAVLHVVNKVIAVINAPPVDYDVINESGTFYSAYTSKQTQMTSASIKATTDMKLTAELTFVQNIPGLVKYELGLKSMIGQKRQSETGKSYETAVTYKMRADMADGAIYVSTDYDVYEFPIIWPPELAVVNGKQQYILVSVPKGPPNAHFTSYDSDLHEIGDINTYPSKITELKNYDASRVLGVFTIEASNVQSSYEQYMKQLHWEKDANTFSLGLSLSFKGTLGSKVLTGFEGSIQGDYGYEKLTTHEMKFSNETSILVAYDGRIDDRDKWYNATGVIYRDSEDGHLVLDFYVPSKGKYYEQRNQSPIFINIGFLKLNLDVLRMLNKPPECSIVATPSSGKRPLSTTLNLNLNDPENGSLRWEIDFGDGITGEGNASQVLHTYQEEGLHTVTLTVYDPWSANATCTAKINVQHNEKPNALFSYSPSEITAGDEVSFMDSSSDPDGSVAKWSWNFGDGTFSDERNPNHSYAAPGTYTVMLTVEDESGLRGSYTKEIKVEPKNYLPTADFTFLPKEPKAGEEVSFADKSTDRDGEITSWSWDFGDGSTSNDAEPVHVFTEVGNYTVTLTVKDDKGGEDVKRITLTVLSPTPTETQTSQTTRPTHTTTTSSSPSPTQSKTTTTPQSTASQPSSTGGKGGICGPGILILLVLVSLLKKH encoded by the coding sequence ATGGTGAAGAAGCTCTTAACGCTGTCTTTCCTTTTCATTGTGGCGATTTCCCTTGCCGCTTCTTCCAGAGTGGTTACGGCTCAGGACGCAAACCTCATCGACGGGATTGGAGGTAGGGTCATCGAGGACGGAGACATCATCATAGGGGATCGCGGGGACTACTTCTGGATGTACGAGAACGGGAGCGGGGGAGTGATCGGGAAGTTCCACACGGGCTACGAGAAATGGGACGAGATGGTTGCTTGTGACGTGAACGACGACGGAAGGGCCGAGATAATCCAGGGCGACAGGAGCACCGACAAGATCTACATCTACGACATGTACGGGAACGAACTAGGAAAGCACGATGTTAACTTCGAGGCCGGCGACGATTTGGCCTGCGGAGATCTTGATGGGGATGGGAAGGCTGAGATAATCCACGCCGACAGGAACAACTGGATACACATCTTCGACGAGAACTTCAACCTGGTGAACCAGTTCAAGGTTGATGACTTTAAGGATGGCGATGCCATAGGCGCGGGAGACTTCGACGGAGATGGGATTGACGAAATCGTCCACGCCGATGCAAGCGAGGACACCCTATCGGTGTACGACGTCAACGGAAACTCCCTTGGAACGATTGAGGTGGACTCCTTTGACATTCATGAGAGGGACGAGATGGCTATCGGCGACGTCGATATGGATGGCCTCGATGAGATAGTCATAGCCACACAGGACACCAAGAAGAGGGGGATCCATATATTCAAGCTCGAGAAGGACGGTGCACAGTTCAAGGGGAACGAGATAGGAGTATTTACAATACTGTTTTACAAGGGCGACAGAATAGCGGTTGGTGATGTGAACACCGACGGCGTTGACGAGATAGTGTGGGCCTCTCAGTACAATGGCAGGGTCAAGGTCTACAACATGGTGGGAGACCTGCTGAACGGCCCCGATGGACTTCAGACGGAGTTCACCTACGGTGCGGGCATAGCAGTTGCGGATGTGAACGGAGACTCCATAGTTGTGGGCCCTCCCAACAAAGCCGTCCTCCACGTCGTGAACAAGGTCATAGCGGTAATAAACGCCCCGCCCGTTGACTATGACGTCATAAACGAGAGCGGGACATTTTACTCAGCGTACACGAGTAAGCAGACCCAGATGACCAGCGCTTCAATAAAAGCCACCACGGACATGAAGCTGACCGCGGAGCTCACGTTCGTGCAGAACATACCTGGGCTCGTCAAGTACGAGCTTGGCCTGAAGAGCATGATCGGCCAGAAACGTCAGAGCGAGACCGGCAAGAGCTACGAAACCGCAGTAACATACAAGATGCGCGCGGACATGGCTGATGGGGCCATTTACGTGAGCACGGACTACGACGTCTACGAGTTCCCCATAATCTGGCCGCCGGAGCTTGCAGTCGTAAACGGCAAACAGCAGTATATCCTCGTGTCGGTCCCCAAGGGACCCCCCAATGCTCACTTCACATCCTACGACTCGGATCTCCACGAAATAGGCGACATCAACACATATCCAAGCAAGATAACAGAACTCAAGAACTACGACGCAAGCAGAGTCCTCGGAGTCTTCACCATAGAGGCGAGCAACGTCCAGAGCTCCTACGAGCAGTACATGAAGCAACTCCACTGGGAAAAGGATGCCAACACGTTCTCCCTTGGACTCTCACTCTCCTTCAAAGGCACGCTGGGGAGCAAGGTTCTCACGGGGTTCGAGGGCTCAATCCAGGGCGACTACGGCTACGAGAAGCTGACGACCCACGAAATGAAGTTCTCAAACGAGACCTCCATCCTGGTGGCCTACGATGGGAGGATAGACGACAGGGACAAGTGGTACAACGCCACAGGGGTCATCTACAGGGACAGCGAGGACGGGCATCTCGTTCTGGACTTTTACGTGCCGAGCAAGGGGAAATACTACGAACAGAGGAACCAGAGCCCGATTTTCATAAACATCGGCTTTCTCAAGCTGAACCTCGACGTACTGAGGATGTTAAACAAGCCGCCTGAGTGCTCAATAGTGGCGACACCAAGCTCTGGAAAGAGACCCCTCAGTACGACCCTAAACCTGAACCTCAACGACCCGGAGAACGGCAGTTTGAGATGGGAGATAGACTTCGGAGACGGCATAACAGGAGAGGGGAACGCCTCTCAGGTCTTGCACACCTATCAGGAAGAGGGACTCCATACGGTAACGCTGACTGTTTACGACCCGTGGAGCGCGAACGCAACATGCACCGCCAAAATAAACGTCCAGCACAACGAAAAGCCCAACGCCCTCTTCAGCTACTCACCGTCGGAGATAACGGCCGGAGACGAGGTCAGCTTCATGGACAGCTCAAGCGACCCGGACGGGAGCGTGGCCAAGTGGAGCTGGAACTTCGGCGACGGAACCTTCTCGGACGAGAGGAACCCCAACCATTCCTACGCCGCTCCTGGAACCTACACGGTAATGCTCACCGTCGAGGACGAGAGCGGGCTGAGAGGGAGCTACACGAAGGAGATAAAGGTCGAGCCGAAGAACTACCTCCCCACAGCGGACTTCACGTTCCTGCCCAAGGAGCCGAAGGCAGGAGAAGAGGTGAGCTTCGCCGATAAATCCACCGACAGGGACGGGGAAATAACGAGCTGGAGCTGGGACTTTGGGGACGGCTCGACATCGAACGATGCAGAGCCGGTTCATGTTTTCACAGAAGTCGGCAACTACACGGTAACGCTGACTGTGAAGGACGATAAAGGGGGAGAGGACGTGAAGAGGATCACGTTAACGGTTCTGTCCCCCACTCCGACTGAAACCCAGACGAGTCAGACGACGCGCCCAACACACACCACTACGACCTCAAGTAGCCCTTCCCCGACACAATCTAAAACAACCACTACGCCTCAAAGCACCGCCTCCCAGCCCTCGAGTACCGGCGGAAAAGGCGGAATCTGCGGACCAGGGATATTGATTCTCCTTGTCTTAGTCTCGCTTCTGAAAAAGCACTGA